The genome window GTCGGGTAGATCTTCCACCCCGACATGTTGATCATGTCCTTCTTGCGGTCCGTGATGAAGAGGACTCCCCCCTCGTCCAGGTACCCGACGTCCCCCGTGAGGAACCACCCGTCCGGGAGGAACGCTTCACGGGTCTCCTCCTCCCTCCTCCAGTACCCGAGGGCGACCGAGGGGCCCCTCACCGCGACCTCGCCCTGCTCCCCCGGGGGGAGCACGACAGAGGGATCCCCGGTGTCCACGATCTTCACCTCCGTGTACCCCACGGGGACCCCGACGCTCCTGTAGCCCCGCGCGAGTTCCGGCCTCCCGGGGAGGGTCGCGGTGCCCGACCCGACCACGATCGTCTCGGAGAGCCCGTAGCAGTTCGCGATAGGTATCCCGTACCGCCTGTCGAACGCCTCCCAGACGGACGGGAGGAGCTGCCCCCCGCCGCTGATCATCACCCGGACGGAAGCGAGCGCCTCCTCTGTTCCGGGCGGCGCAGAGACGAGCCCGTGGATGACGGGGGGCATCGAGGAGAGGACCGTGATCGCATGTTCTCTCGCGAGCCTGAGGTACCCGGGCTCCGAGAACCGCTCCATGATCACCCACGTCCCCCCGGCCCGCAGGACAGCGATCCCCCACGAGACGCCGATGTGGCCCATGGGGTAGATCCCGAGGTACCTGTCGCCCGGGACGAGCGAGAGGACCTCGCGTTCCGCTTCGAGCGCGGCGAGCCAGTTCCCGTGCGTGAGGACCGCGCCCTTGGGCTTCCCGGTCGTCCCCGAGGTGTACTGGAGCTGGCAGGGATCGTCATGGCGGCAGGGGACCGGGGCCTCGCCGGGGCCGGGGTCCCTTTCCGCCATCCTCTCGAAGGAGAGGAGCCCTCGTGGAGGCTTCCCGGTGCACACGACGAGCGGGGGGAACGACGGCCAGTCGGAGAGCCGCCCCGCGATCTCCCACTCGCGCTCGCCGCAGATGAGGGCGCTTGCCCCCGAGTCCGAGATGACGTGGGCGAGTTCCTGCTCCCGGAGCGCCGCGTTCGCCGGGACGGCGATCCCCCCCGCCCGCCAGACGGCGAGGTAGCTCTCGAGGAACTCCGGGCACGAATCCATGTAGATGCAGACCCTGTCACCCTTCCCGACACCCTCCGCGCGGAGCGAGGAGGAGAGCGCGCGCACCCTCGAGGAGAGCTCGCCGTAGGTGTACCGCGCCCCGCCCGAGGGCCAGACGAGCGCGCACTTCCCGGGATCGCGCGCCCGATTCTCGAGGAAACACGAGATGTTGAACACCTGATAATCCCTCCCCGCGCGATTGCGGCCCGCGCCCGCGGCCCTCTCCTTTCCCCCCTCACTGGTACTCCGGGAGCTGGACCTCCCGCGGGAGTCCTCCCTTGAAGGACTGGCGGATCCGCTCGTAGTATTCCTTCAGGTGGGGGTTCATGGTGGGGTGGACCTTCGAGAGGCTCGCCTCGAAGTGGCGTTTCCCGACGGCAGAAACCCCCTCCCTCATCGCGAACACGCCCGCCTCCCTGCAGAGCGCCTCGATGTCGGATCCCACGTACCCCTCGGTGCGGGCTGCGAGCTCGGCGATGAGCGCGTCTACGGCCGGGTCCACCACGCGGAGCTTCCGGGCAGAGAGCTGCTCCACGAAGTACCGCCTGCACTCCGCCCGGGAGAGAGGCGGTTTCCCGGAGGGCTTCACCTTCTCGGAGACGTAGATGACCTCTCCCGGCGTCACCTCGCGGTCGCGCCCGAGTTCCTCGCAGACCGCGTCGATCCCCTCCTCTCCGAGGGGCCGGAGCCGCTCGACGAGGTCCCCCATCGCGGAGCCCTCGATCGGCATCCCCCTCATGTGGATGGCGAGGATCTTCTTCCTGTCCGCGAGGTTCGGTTCCCCGATGTAGACGAGCCGGTCGAACCTCCCGGGCCGGAGGAGCGCCGGGTCGACGAGGAGGGGCTGGTTCGTCGCCCCGAGGACGACCACGTCCTTCAGCTCCTGCAGGCCGTCGATCTCCGTCAGGATCTGGTTGAGGACGCTCTCCATGACGTGCGTGCCGACGTCGCTCCCGCGGGTCGGGGCGAGGGCATCCAGCTCGTCGAAGAAGATGATCGCGGGCGCCACCTGCCGGGCCTTCTTGAATATCTCCCGGACCGCCCTCTCGCTCTCGCCCACCCACTTGGAGAGGAGCTGCGGCCCTCTGATCGCGATGAAGTTCGCGCCACTCTCGTTCGCGACAGCCTTCGCGATCAGGGTCTTGCCCGTCCCCGGCGGGCCGTAGAGGAGGACGCCGCGGGGCGGCCGGATCCCGAGTTCCTCGTAGCGCTCTCGCTGCGTGAGGGGGTACTCGACCGCCTCCCGTATCTCCTGCTTCGCCTCGTCGAGGCCCCCGACGTCCTGCCACGTGACGTGCGAGACCTCGAGCATCACCTCCCTCATGGCACTCGGGCTCACGTCCCGCAGGGCGTCCCTGAAGTCCGCGGCCGTCACCACCATGGTCTCGAGGACCGACGCGGGAATCTCCTCCTCTTCGAGGTCGATCTCGGGGAGGTACCTCCGGAGGGCACGGATTCCCGCCTCCCTCGCGAGTGCCGCGAGGTCCGCGCCCACGAACCCGTGGGTCTGCTTGGCGAGCGCTTCAAGGTTCACGTCGGGCGCGAGCGGCATCCCCCGCGTGTGGATTTTCAGGATCTCCACCCTGTCAGGCTCCGTGGGGACGCCGATCTCGATCTCCCTGTCGAACCTTCCCGGTCTCCGGAGGGCCGGGTCTATCGCGTCGACCCTGTTCGTGGCGCCGATCACGACGACCTGTCCCCTCTCCTCGAGGCCGTCCATCATCGTGAGGAGCTGGGCGACGACCCTCCTCTCCACCTCCCCCGTCACCTCCTCGCGGCGCGGCGTGATGGAGTCGAGCTCGTCGATGAAAATGATAGAGGGCGCGTTCTGCTCCGCCTCGTCGAAGATCTCGCGGAGCTTCTGCTCGCTCTCGCCGTAGTACTTCGAGATGACCTCGGGGCC of Methanolinea sp. contains these proteins:
- a CDS encoding class I adenylate-forming enzyme family protein, giving the protein MFNISCFLENRARDPGKCALVWPSGGARYTYGELSSRVRALSSSLRAEGVGKGDRVCIYMDSCPEFLESYLAVWRAGGIAVPANAALREQELAHVISDSGASALICGEREWEIAGRLSDWPSFPPLVVCTGKPPRGLLSFERMAERDPGPGEAPVPCRHDDPCQLQYTSGTTGKPKGAVLTHGNWLAALEAEREVLSLVPGDRYLGIYPMGHIGVSWGIAVLRAGGTWVIMERFSEPGYLRLAREHAITVLSSMPPVIHGLVSAPPGTEEALASVRVMISGGGQLLPSVWEAFDRRYGIPIANCYGLSETIVVGSGTATLPGRPELARGYRSVGVPVGYTEVKIVDTGDPSVVLPPGEQGEVAVRGPSVALGYWRREEETREAFLPDGWFLTGDVGYLDEGGVLFITDRKKDMINMSGWKIYPTEVENVILQHPAVADAAVFGIPDERRGEIPAAAIVLREGAEASDEEIAGFCRERLAGYKVPRRFVRVGALPRVHGWKLLRRILREQYPG
- a CDS encoding CDC48 family AAA ATPase; its protein translation is MPEIHLKVDSAYPGDQGGGKARLDPETMLYLKISPGDIVAVEGKRRTVAKVWRSLVEDWNQNKVRIDNFTRMNAGVSIGDTVKISKIQDEVEAKRVVLAPPEDLPRNVPINITPHVLNSLIDFPVVKNDIVPIASGLPFLQTQFIPFKVVEIEPEDAVIITKNTKVEFSEKPAPGVEGAKRISYEDIGGLKDELQRVREMIELPMRHPELFQRLGIEPPKGVLLYGPPGTGKTLIAKAVASESGAHFISIAGPEVISKYYGESEQKLREIFDEAEQNAPSIIFIDELDSITPRREEVTGEVERRVVAQLLTMMDGLEERGQVVVIGATNRVDAIDPALRRPGRFDREIEIGVPTEPDRVEILKIHTRGMPLAPDVNLEALAKQTHGFVGADLAALAREAGIRALRRYLPEIDLEEEEIPASVLETMVVTAADFRDALRDVSPSAMREVMLEVSHVTWQDVGGLDEAKQEIREAVEYPLTQRERYEELGIRPPRGVLLYGPPGTGKTLIAKAVANESGANFIAIRGPQLLSKWVGESERAVREIFKKARQVAPAIIFFDELDALAPTRGSDVGTHVMESVLNQILTEIDGLQELKDVVVLGATNQPLLVDPALLRPGRFDRLVYIGEPNLADRKKILAIHMRGMPIEGSAMGDLVERLRPLGEEGIDAVCEELGRDREVTPGEVIYVSEKVKPSGKPPLSRAECRRYFVEQLSARKLRVVDPAVDALIAELAARTEGYVGSDIEALCREAGVFAMREGVSAVGKRHFEASLSKVHPTMNPHLKEYYERIRQSFKGGLPREVQLPEYQ